In Salinarimonas sp., a genomic segment contains:
- a CDS encoding methyl-accepting chemotaxis protein: MALFTLARRPARATHAHASAPEAVHPPAPDPTALLDALPVNVLALDPQTGTITYANRRSVETLTSIQDHLPAGVDPMAMVGTSFDVFHKNPAHQRAIVADPNRLPWRAKIKLGPERMDLHVSAVYDGRGRYIAAALTWSVITSLTRSVETFEETMRAALEDVAGASGAMRQAAGEVQEATAETSRSVASSSTGAEEASANVQAVAAAAEELDTSIAEIGRQVAEAGKVTQDAVAAAREGSQNVEALAEASRRIGEIVSLIQTIAGQTNLLALNATIEAARAGEAGKGFAVVAAEVKTLAGQTAKATEEIAAQIAAIQAATDQTVGAIGRVSEIIERVDQSSMAISAAVEQQAVTTSEIARNVSEAATGTGSVSQSLAQVHSIAERSGGAAESVLDAIGDVERQSDRVSQAVARFLEDVRRI, encoded by the coding sequence ATGGCCCTGTTTACGCTCGCGCGCCGCCCGGCGCGCGCAACGCACGCGCACGCCTCCGCGCCGGAGGCCGTGCACCCTCCAGCGCCGGACCCGACGGCGTTGCTCGACGCCCTGCCCGTCAACGTTCTCGCCCTCGACCCGCAGACCGGGACGATCACCTACGCCAACCGGCGCAGCGTCGAGACCCTGACGAGCATCCAGGATCACCTCCCCGCCGGCGTCGACCCGATGGCGATGGTGGGCACCTCCTTCGACGTCTTCCACAAGAACCCGGCGCATCAGCGCGCCATCGTCGCCGATCCGAACCGCCTGCCCTGGCGGGCCAAGATCAAGCTCGGTCCCGAGCGCATGGATCTGCACGTGTCCGCCGTCTACGACGGGCGAGGGCGCTATATCGCGGCCGCGCTCACGTGGTCGGTGATCACGAGCCTCACGCGCTCGGTCGAGACCTTCGAGGAGACGATGCGCGCGGCGCTGGAAGACGTCGCCGGCGCGAGCGGCGCCATGCGCCAGGCCGCCGGCGAGGTGCAGGAGGCCACGGCCGAGACGTCCCGCTCCGTGGCGAGCTCTTCGACGGGCGCCGAGGAGGCGAGCGCGAACGTGCAGGCCGTCGCGGCGGCGGCCGAGGAACTCGACACCTCCATCGCCGAGATCGGCCGGCAGGTCGCCGAGGCGGGCAAGGTCACGCAGGACGCCGTCGCGGCCGCCCGCGAGGGCTCGCAGAACGTCGAGGCGCTGGCGGAGGCCTCGCGCCGCATCGGCGAGATCGTGTCCCTCATCCAGACCATCGCGGGCCAGACGAACCTGCTCGCCCTCAACGCCACGATCGAGGCGGCGCGCGCCGGAGAGGCCGGCAAGGGCTTCGCCGTGGTGGCCGCCGAGGTGAAGACGCTCGCCGGCCAGACCGCCAAGGCCACCGAGGAGATCGCCGCCCAGATCGCCGCGATCCAGGCCGCGACGGACCAGACGGTGGGCGCCATCGGCCGCGTGTCGGAGATCATCGAGCGCGTCGACCAGTCGTCGATGGCGATCTCGGCCGCGGTGGAGCAGCAGGCGGTGACGACGAGCGAGATCGCCCGGAACGTCAGCGAAGCGGCGACCGGCACGGGCTCGGTGAGCCAGTCGCTGGCGCAGGTCCACTCGATCGCCGAGCGCTCGGGCGGCGCCGCGGAAAGCGTGCTCGACGCCATCGGCGACGTCGAGCGCCAATCGGACCGGGTCTCGCAGGCGGTGGCCCGCTTCCTCGAGGACGTCAGGCGAATCTGA
- a CDS encoding EAL domain-containing protein, with amino-acid sequence MDAMRDPVRDDIPSPERAPTEPEQRSAPASGSVEIELARYASELDAFRAALDRQAIVAVTDRRGAITLVNDLFCRISGYRRDELIGRNHRILNSGHHPRRFFVSMWRTIADGRIWHGEICNRAKDGRLYWVDTTIVPRRGADGRIESYVSVRYDITERKQAEAALADEARRRARAETLVREILDAIPDGVAAFDAEDRLVLSNRAFRRLYGAGPAGASDGLTFREIAERCLADGRFPEVGRSPSETAAWLDARLREHRRPGRRHIRQLSDGRWLQVRERRSPSGHIVSVSSDVTALKRAELAVKQRAERDALTGLYNRAAFGERLERMLCDDRRTKPGALVVVDVDGFKAVNDTHGHDVGDALLGAVAERLRAGVRRGDVVARLGGDEFALILPGVTRPRTAEDLLGRLLAQLGAPLDLPGRTLFPSVSLGCAFFPEHGATPDAAMKAADLALYEAKAAAEARGRETGGRGRFRLFAPALRESETRRRALVAGLREALVRDEIVVALQPQVTLRDARHAGFEALARWRRGGEVVPPAAFIPIAEEANLIGAVGGVVLDRALALVRRHIDAGAAPGRVAVNVAAAQLKDERFVEEVSAALARHRLTPAALEIEITETVLLDRAAAEIGGTLARLRALGVGIALDDFGTGYASLAHLRRFPVDRLKIDRGFVEGIGRDADADALVGGIVDLAHGLALEVVAEGIETPAQRAALARMGCDVGQGYLFAPPLPPEEIGTYLERMRPSSLAAAG; translated from the coding sequence ATGGACGCGATGAGAGATCCGGTGCGGGACGACATCCCCTCGCCCGAGCGCGCGCCGACGGAGCCGGAGCAGCGGAGCGCGCCGGCCTCCGGCTCCGTCGAGATCGAGCTCGCCCGCTACGCCTCGGAGCTCGACGCCTTTCGCGCCGCGCTCGACCGCCAGGCGATCGTCGCCGTCACCGATCGGCGTGGCGCGATCACGCTCGTCAACGATCTGTTCTGCCGCATCAGCGGCTACCGACGCGACGAGCTGATCGGCCGCAATCACCGCATCCTCAACTCGGGCCACCACCCGCGCCGCTTCTTCGTCTCGATGTGGCGCACCATCGCGGACGGGCGCATCTGGCACGGCGAGATCTGCAACCGCGCCAAGGACGGGCGGCTCTACTGGGTCGACACCACCATCGTGCCGCGGCGCGGGGCGGACGGGCGCATCGAGAGCTACGTCTCGGTGCGCTACGACATCACGGAGCGCAAGCAGGCCGAGGCGGCGCTCGCCGACGAGGCGCGGCGGCGCGCCCGGGCCGAGACGCTGGTGCGGGAAATCCTGGACGCGATCCCCGACGGCGTCGCCGCCTTCGATGCGGAAGACCGTCTGGTCCTCTCCAACCGCGCCTTTCGGCGGCTCTACGGCGCCGGCCCGGCAGGGGCGAGCGACGGGCTGACGTTCCGCGAGATCGCGGAACGCTGCCTCGCCGACGGTCGCTTCCCGGAGGTCGGCCGCTCGCCTTCGGAGACGGCGGCGTGGCTCGACGCGCGGCTGCGCGAGCATCGCAGGCCCGGCCGGCGCCATATCCGCCAGCTCTCGGACGGGCGCTGGCTGCAGGTTCGCGAGCGGCGCTCGCCGAGCGGGCACATCGTCAGCGTCTCCTCCGACGTGACCGCGCTGAAGCGCGCCGAGCTCGCCGTGAAGCAGCGCGCCGAGCGCGACGCCCTCACCGGCCTGTACAACCGCGCCGCCTTCGGCGAGCGGCTCGAGCGCATGCTGTGCGACGACCGTCGCACCAAGCCGGGCGCCCTCGTCGTCGTCGACGTGGACGGCTTCAAGGCCGTCAACGACACGCACGGCCACGACGTCGGCGACGCGCTGCTCGGCGCCGTCGCCGAGCGCCTGCGCGCCGGGGTGCGGCGCGGCGACGTCGTCGCGCGGCTGGGCGGCGACGAGTTCGCCCTGATCCTGCCGGGCGTGACCCGGCCCCGGACGGCGGAGGACCTGCTCGGCAGGCTGCTGGCCCAGCTCGGCGCGCCGCTCGACCTGCCCGGCCGCACCCTGTTTCCCTCCGTGAGCCTCGGCTGCGCCTTCTTTCCCGAGCACGGCGCGACGCCCGACGCCGCGATGAAGGCGGCCGATCTCGCCCTCTACGAAGCGAAGGCGGCCGCCGAGGCGCGCGGCCGCGAGACCGGGGGGCGCGGCCGCTTCCGCCTGTTCGCGCCGGCCCTGCGCGAGAGCGAGACGCGCCGGCGCGCTCTGGTCGCCGGCCTGCGCGAGGCGCTCGTGCGCGACGAGATCGTCGTCGCGCTCCAGCCGCAAGTGACGCTGCGCGATGCGCGCCATGCGGGCTTCGAGGCCCTGGCGCGCTGGCGGCGCGGCGGCGAGGTCGTCCCTCCCGCGGCCTTCATCCCGATCGCCGAGGAGGCGAACCTGATCGGCGCGGTCGGCGGCGTCGTGCTCGATCGGGCGCTCGCGCTCGTGCGCCGGCATATCGACGCCGGCGCCGCGCCGGGCCGCGTCGCGGTCAACGTCGCGGCCGCGCAGCTCAAGGACGAGCGCTTCGTCGAGGAGGTGTCCGCCGCGCTCGCCCGTCACCGGCTCACCCCGGCCGCGCTCGAGATCGAGATCACCGAGACCGTGCTCCTCGACCGCGCGGCAGCCGAGATCGGCGGCACCCTCGCCCGACTGCGGGCGCTCGGCGTGGGGATCGCCCTCGACGATTTCGGCACCGGCTACGCCTCGCTGGCGCACCTGCGGCGCTTCCCCGTGGACCGACTCAAGATCGATCGCGGTTTCGTCGAGGGGATCGGCCGCGACGCCGATGCGGACGCGCTCGTCGGCGGCATCGTCGACCTCGCGCACGGTCTCGCGCTCGAGGTCGTGGCCGAGGGTATCGAGACCCCGGCCCAGCGCGCGGCGCTCGCGCGGATGGGCTGCGACGTCGGTCAGGGATACCTGTTCGCGCCGCCGCTGCCGCCCGAGGAGATCGGGACCTATCTGGAGCGCATGCGACCGTCGTCCCTGGCGGCGGCCGGGTGA
- a CDS encoding SDR family NAD(P)-dependent oxidoreductase codes for MTDRTRILVTGGAKGVGAAIVRAMAAQGHDVVFTYRSSADQAQALAGEVGAAHPGVTVEARPLDLADKAAVEAFCETIEGEAFFGFVHNAGQSYDALAAMMAQDKAEAAMQVNFFAFTRLCKALMRPMLRARAGRIVGIGSIAALQATQGNSAYAATKGALIAYARTLAIETAKRGVTVNVIAPGFVDTDMLAPYAPYRESMEKQIPAGRFCRPEEVAGLAAFLMTPPAAYITGATLPIDGGLTAMVGVHR; via the coding sequence ATGACCGACCGCACCCGCATCCTCGTCACCGGCGGCGCCAAGGGCGTCGGGGCGGCGATCGTCCGCGCCATGGCGGCGCAAGGCCACGACGTCGTCTTCACCTACCGCTCCTCCGCCGATCAGGCGCAGGCGCTGGCGGGCGAGGTGGGCGCGGCGCATCCGGGCGTCACGGTCGAGGCGCGCCCGCTCGACCTCGCCGACAAGGCGGCCGTCGAGGCCTTCTGCGAGACGATCGAGGGCGAGGCCTTCTTCGGCTTCGTCCACAATGCCGGCCAGTCCTACGACGCCCTCGCGGCGATGATGGCGCAGGACAAGGCCGAGGCGGCCATGCAGGTGAACTTCTTCGCCTTCACCCGCCTGTGCAAGGCGCTGATGCGCCCGATGCTGCGGGCGCGGGCCGGACGCATCGTCGGCATCGGCTCGATCGCGGCGCTCCAGGCGACGCAGGGCAACTCGGCCTACGCCGCCACCAAGGGCGCGTTGATCGCCTATGCCCGCACGCTCGCCATCGAGACGGCCAAGCGCGGCGTGACCGTCAACGTCATCGCGCCGGGCTTCGTCGACACCGACATGCTGGCGCCCTACGCCCCCTATCGCGAGAGCATGGAAAAGCAGATCCCCGCCGGCCGCTTCTGCCGCCCCGAGGAGGTCGCGGGCCTCGCCGCCTTCCTGATGACGCCTCCCGCCGCCTACATCACCGGCGCGACGCTCCCCATCGACGGCGGGCTCACCGCGATGGTGGGGGTGCATCGGTAA